From Pigmentibacter ruber, a single genomic window includes:
- a CDS encoding RICIN domain-containing protein produces MKSKFMKYMKINSALFFALFSLVPSFAHALVNIVNVATGKYLDSNSAGNAYTLNGNGGNYQMWDIIWFDRGIVTFRNYATGLTLDSNGAGNAYTLVGNGGNYQKWELRYENEGKFRLRNEATGRCLDSNGAGDLYTLECNGGNYQLWKFVWH; encoded by the coding sequence ATGAAATCAAAATTTATGAAGTACATGAAAATTAATTCAGCACTATTTTTTGCTTTATTTTCGTTAGTACCTTCTTTTGCACACGCACTAGTCAATATTGTTAATGTTGCAACTGGAAAGTATTTAGATAGTAATAGTGCAGGAAACGCATATACTTTGAATGGAAATGGTGGCAATTATCAAATGTGGGATATTATTTGGTTTGATAGAGGTATTGTTACGTTTAGAAATTATGCAACAGGGTTAACTTTAGATAGTAATGGTGCAGGAAATGCTTATACTCTTGTTGGGAATGGTGGCAACTATCAAAAGTGGGAACTTAGATATGAAAATGAAGGAAAATTTCGTTTAAGGAACGAAGCAACTGGAAGATGCTTAGATAGCAATGGTGCTGGAGATTTATATACTCTTGAGTGCAATGGCGGAAATTATCAATTATGGAAATTTGTTTGGCACTGA
- a CDS encoding peptide ABC transporter substrate-binding protein, protein MPKTSLSINIIRCFNTIFFYLAICNFNFHVYAQKVVFRDELTRFSGGKPITFDPTNTNDKPTAQILQDMFEGLTRIDRNGKVIMAIAESYRVENNNKTYIFKIRPNAKWSDGTQVTAEHCALPIKRLMNPNISTVVGFSAYPILNSKKVFEGKLPQKMLGIQILNPQTLVIKLEHPFPHFLELLSSINYVCLHPRSYDKNGKFIEHFPTMSNSAYQIQTFEEDKYIILEKNPYFYNADKVQISKVTYFFTEDILSQINMYLTGQANITSANISSEDLPYLENKLVDNQVQFNPSNDSVLLMINTSIEPFKNNPKLRKAISLVIDRRDLAKRVLSKPEYKIFDIVPYNIEDYKVYIPDWALWTYEKRIIEAKKLMKQAGFEKKHLKIKIKYNYYPDNNKIALGIAEMLEKHLNITVTLERQEFKNNIQDVRKGNYQISINKFYPNYIDAIEYLSILKSNHKENLTFMHDKKFDALLDKASKENDYNVRNKLLQAAGKRGLENYTVIPLLNYVSKYLINYDLTGYTNEDSYIKLYSQDLYFKKMVIPQ, encoded by the coding sequence ATGCCTAAAACTTCTCTTTCAATCAATATTATAAGATGTTTCAACACTATATTTTTTTATCTAGCAATTTGTAACTTTAATTTTCATGTATATGCTCAAAAAGTTGTTTTCCGAGATGAGTTAACTCGATTTTCTGGTGGAAAACCCATTACTTTTGATCCCACTAATACAAATGATAAACCTACAGCCCAAATTCTCCAAGATATGTTTGAAGGCCTTACCCGCATAGATAGAAATGGCAAGGTTATAATGGCAATAGCTGAATCCTATCGGGTAGAAAACAATAATAAGACCTATATTTTTAAAATTAGACCGAATGCAAAATGGTCTGATGGTACACAAGTTACCGCAGAACATTGTGCACTCCCTATTAAAAGACTTATGAATCCAAATATCTCAACTGTTGTTGGTTTTAGTGCTTATCCAATTTTAAATAGTAAAAAGGTATTTGAAGGTAAACTTCCGCAAAAAATGTTAGGTATCCAAATATTAAATCCGCAAACTTTAGTAATAAAACTTGAACATCCTTTTCCACATTTTTTGGAATTACTAAGTAGCATCAATTACGTTTGTTTACATCCAAGAAGTTATGATAAAAATGGAAAATTTATTGAACACTTTCCAACTATGTCAAATTCAGCTTATCAAATTCAAACTTTTGAAGAAGATAAATATATTATTTTAGAAAAAAATCCCTATTTTTACAATGCAGATAAAGTTCAAATAAGTAAAGTCACTTATTTTTTTACAGAAGATATTCTATCTCAAATTAATATGTACTTAACAGGCCAAGCAAATATAACAAGTGCTAATATTTCATCTGAAGATCTCCCTTATTTAGAAAATAAACTAGTAGATAATCAAGTTCAATTTAATCCTTCAAATGATTCAGTTTTATTAATGATAAATACATCAATAGAACCTTTTAAAAATAATCCCAAACTACGAAAGGCAATATCATTAGTTATAGATAGAAGGGATTTAGCAAAAAGAGTTTTGTCCAAACCTGAATATAAAATATTTGATATAGTCCCTTATAACATAGAAGATTATAAAGTTTATATCCCAGATTGGGCATTATGGACTTACGAAAAAAGAATTATTGAAGCAAAAAAATTAATGAAACAAGCTGGTTTTGAAAAAAAACATCTTAAAATTAAAATAAAATATAATTATTATCCAGATAATAATAAAATTGCTTTAGGTATAGCTGAAATGCTAGAAAAACATTTAAACATTACAGTAACATTAGAAAGACAAGAATTTAAAAATAATATTCAAGATGTTAGAAAAGGAAATTATCAAATTTCTATTAACAAATTTTATCCTAATTACATAGATGCGATAGAATATCTAAGTATTTTAAAATCAAATCATAAAGAAAATCTTACATTTATGCATGATAAAAAATTTGATGCACTTCTTGATAAAGCTAGCAAAGAAAACGATTATAATGTAAGAAATAAACTTTTACAGGCAGCTGGAAAAAGAGGATTAGAAAATTATACTGTTATTCCTTTATTAAATTATGTCTCAAAGTATTTAATAAATTATGATTTGACAGGATATACAAATGAAGACAGTTACATAAAGTTATATTCACAAGATCTGTATTTTAAAAAAATGGTTATTCCACAGTAA
- a CDS encoding Rpn family recombination-promoting nuclease/putative transposase, translating into MQFELLDIKNDYVFKRIFGEKEDILIHFLNSVLNYPENEKIISLTYLNTEINKDQEDDKETRLDVLAKLNNESFVNIEIQVQNTYEYEKRCLYYWAKLYEQQLTIGKKYKTLKPAICIHILNFNFFKHKEHFFTKIKTLDIDTKYVFSTDFQLYFLEVPKIPDQYYNELDKWMHFFKGASKETVMAMQTPEIEKAFSTLEYISQDPIARAKYEARRKYELDYNTDMDGAREEGFTKGFQNGKNEGEQLGFTKGKNEGVQIGEYKRNKEIVLNLLANDFSIEMISKITDLPISEIEKLKNS; encoded by the coding sequence ATGCAATTCGAATTGCTTGATATTAAAAATGATTATGTTTTTAAACGCATTTTTGGTGAAAAAGAAGATATCTTAATTCACTTTTTAAATAGTGTGTTAAATTATCCAGAAAATGAAAAAATTATTTCCTTAACATATTTAAATACTGAAATAAATAAAGATCAAGAAGACGATAAGGAAACTAGGCTAGATGTGTTGGCAAAACTAAATAATGAAAGCTTTGTTAACATAGAAATCCAAGTACAAAACACTTATGAATATGAAAAACGGTGCTTGTATTATTGGGCTAAACTTTATGAACAACAATTAACCATTGGAAAGAAATACAAAACTTTAAAACCTGCTATCTGTATTCATATTTTAAACTTTAATTTCTTTAAACATAAAGAACATTTTTTTACTAAAATTAAAACGTTAGACATTGATACAAAATACGTTTTCAGTACTGATTTCCAACTCTACTTTTTAGAAGTTCCAAAAATCCCAGATCAGTATTATAATGAACTGGATAAATGGATGCACTTTTTTAAAGGTGCTTCAAAGGAGACCGTCATGGCTATGCAAACACCTGAAATTGAAAAAGCATTTAGTACACTTGAATATATCAGCCAAGATCCCATTGCTAGAGCAAAGTACGAAGCCAGAAGAAAATATGAACTGGACTACAACACCGACATGGATGGAGCTAGAGAAGAGGGTTTTACTAAAGGTTTTCAAAATGGGAAAAATGAGGGAGAGCAACTAGGTTTTACTAAAGGGAAAAATGAAGGGGTTCAAATTGGCGAGTACAAAAGAAATAAAGAAATTGTTTTAAACCTTTTAGCAAATGATTTTTCAATTGAAATGATTAGTAAAATAACAGATCTCCCCATTTCTGAAATAGAGAAACTAAAGAATAGTTAG
- a CDS encoding arginine repressor produces the protein MKHNIQQEDRIIVDTIRGQKISQQNELVEKLKKLGIDIPQSSLSRRLKKLGIAKINNYYTVLDQFTKTQSPIIYIKVSQPNILVLHTLPGHANSLAIVIDERLSFEGKTELDNGYKYLCGTIAGDDTILVLADGSKDSLQKLKAQIEEDFVFPRAQE, from the coding sequence ATGAAACATAATATTCAGCAAGAAGATCGTATTATTGTCGACACTATCCGAGGGCAAAAGATATCCCAACAGAACGAATTAGTTGAAAAACTTAAGAAATTGGGGATAGATATTCCTCAATCTAGCTTATCAAGAAGACTTAAAAAATTAGGAATTGCAAAAATAAATAACTACTATACGGTATTGGATCAATTTACCAAAACTCAAAGTCCTATTATTTATATAAAAGTTTCTCAACCCAATATTCTTGTTTTGCATACCTTACCAGGTCATGCAAATTCACTTGCAATCGTAATTGATGAAAGATTAAGCTTTGAGGGAAAAACTGAATTAGATAATGGTTATAAGTATTTATGTGGAACAATAGCAGGGGATGATACTATATTAGTTTTAGCAGATGGTTCAAAAGATTCATTACAAAAATTAAAAGCTCAGATAGAAGAAGATTTTGTTTTTCCTAGAGCACAAGAATAA
- a CDS encoding Rpn family recombination-promoting nuclease/putative transposase produces MEFELLDIKNDYVFKRIFGEKEDILIHFLNSVLNYPEDEKIISLTYLNTEINKDQEDDKETRLDVLAKLNNESFVNIEIQVQNTYEYEKRCLYYWAKLYEQQLTSGKKYKTLKPAICIHILNFNFFKDKDYFMTKIKPLDTETRKVFSQDFQLYFLEVPKIPDQYYNELDKWMHFFKGASKETVMAMQTPEIEKAFNTLEYISQDPVARAKYEARRKYELDYNTDMDGAREEGVKIGFTKGFHNGKNEGEQLGFAKGINNRNKEIVLNLLANDFSIEMISKITDLPISEIEKIKNS; encoded by the coding sequence ATGGAATTTGAATTGCTTGATATTAAAAATGATTATGTTTTTAAACGAATTTTTGGGGAGAAAGAAGATATCTTAATTCACTTTTTAAATAGTGTGTTAAATTATCCAGAAGATGAAAAAATTATTTCCTTAACTTATTTAAATACGGAAATTAATAAAGATCAAGAAGATGATAAGGAAACCAGGCTAGATGTCTTGGCAAAACTCAACAATGAAAGTTTTGTGAATATTGAAATTCAAGTACAAAATACTTATGAGTATGAAAAACGTTGTTTATACTACTGGGCCAAACTTTATGAACAACAATTAACTAGTGGAAAAAAATATAAAACTTTAAAGCCAGCTATCTGTATTCATATTTTAAACTTTAATTTTTTTAAAGATAAAGATTATTTTATGACAAAAATTAAACCGTTAGATACAGAAACAAGAAAAGTTTTTTCCCAAGATTTCCAACTTTACTTTTTAGAAGTTCCCAAAATCCCAGATCAGTATTATAATGAACTGGATAAATGGATGCACTTTTTTAAAGGTGCTTCAAAGGAGACCGTCATGGCTATGCAAACACCTGAAATTGAAAAAGCATTTAATACACTTGAATATATCAGCCAAGATCCCGTTGCTAGGGCTAAATACGAAGCCAGAAGAAAATATGAACTTGATTACAATACCGACATGGATGGGGCTAGAGAAGAGGGAGTAAAGATTGGTTTTACTAAAGGTTTTCACAATGGGAAAAATGAGGGAGAGCAACTAGGTTTTGCTAAAGGAATTAATAATCGAAATAAAGAAATTGTTTTAAACCTTTTAGCAAATGATTTTTCAATTGAAATGATTAGTAAAATTACAGATCTACCCATTTCTGAAATAGAGAAAATAAAGAATTCTTAG
- a CDS encoding cytochrome c1, whose translation MKVKRYKYILVFLLFSVLSAKAEERKIFQLNGDFFSGFKTKVSNITTIAPLYNERRSFSGYQFINILQDKKIDYKKYDIITFIAKDDFKISIPISFIDKYKPFLAIKDNTLKNKMDWQDVRDGGRVINGGPYYLMWEEEKKVQNEYWAFGVVKLQFSSFKEAFGASIPKDTSKKNIMQGFQVYQETCSACHSMNLIGGQLGLEMNVPKNFSEYYTAEYIKAYTKSPTSFRANAKMPPVKISDEQFSNFFLYLKEMKENKLCNNDFTCQNLMDTKLLKK comes from the coding sequence ATGAAAGTAAAACGGTATAAATATATTTTAGTATTTTTGCTTTTTTCTGTTTTATCTGCAAAAGCAGAAGAAAGAAAAATTTTTCAATTGAATGGCGACTTTTTTTCTGGCTTTAAAACAAAAGTAAGTAACATAACTACAATTGCCCCTCTTTATAATGAACGTCGCAGTTTTTCTGGTTATCAATTTATTAATATCCTTCAAGATAAAAAAATAGATTATAAAAAATATGACATTATTACTTTTATTGCAAAAGATGATTTCAAAATCTCTATTCCAATTTCCTTTATTGATAAATACAAACCTTTTTTGGCAATAAAGGATAATACCCTTAAAAATAAAATGGATTGGCAAGATGTAAGAGATGGAGGGCGGGTCATAAATGGGGGGCCATATTATCTGATGTGGGAAGAAGAAAAAAAAGTACAAAATGAATATTGGGCATTTGGTGTTGTAAAATTGCAATTTAGTAGTTTTAAAGAAGCTTTTGGGGCTAGTATCCCGAAAGATACTTCCAAGAAAAATATTATGCAAGGCTTTCAAGTATATCAGGAGACATGCTCGGCATGCCACTCAATGAATTTAATTGGTGGGCAATTGGGCCTGGAAATGAATGTGCCTAAAAACTTTTCTGAATACTATACTGCTGAATATATAAAGGCTTATACTAAATCACCTACTTCATTTAGGGCAAATGCAAAAATGCCGCCAGTAAAAATTTCAGATGAGCAATTTAGTAATTTTTTTCTATATTTGAAAGAAATGAAAGAAAATAAATTATGTAACAATGATTTTACTTGCCAAAATTTAATGGACACAAAACTTTTAAAGAAATAA
- a CDS encoding MFS transporter, translated as MSNDKSMKRIVIASSLGTVFEWYDFYLYGTLAVFFGSLFFPKGNETASFLASLATFGAGFAVRPFGAIIFGRIGDLFGRKYTFLITIIVMGLSTALVGLLPTYEQLGIFAPILLTLLRLTQGLALGGEYGGAATYVAEHAPHQKRGLHTSFIQTTATLGFLLSLIVILSCRLSLSENDFKVWGWRIPFLISIVLLIVSVYIRLKLHESPLFLKMKESGTRSRSPLRDSFTKIPNLKLVLLSLFGATAGQGVVWYTGQFYALFFLQNTLKIDFKNSYLMIAVSLILATPFFIIFGKLSDKIGRKKVILTGCLLAAIAYIPIFKAITFYGNPALSEAMEKNPIIIEANNCKLECEQLKEFLSKKGYNFELQANTNIPNESLNVKIGSMEIKSFDGKLVEDALIAAKYPATANPNDINYVAVIFLLTILVIFVTMVYGPIAAFLVELFPTNIRYTSMSFPYHIGNGWFGGFLPLIAASMVIYTGNIYAGLYYPMAVAFMTLIIGGLYLKETKDNKMDR; from the coding sequence ATGTCAAACGATAAAAGTATGAAAAGAATTGTGATTGCTTCTTCTCTTGGAACTGTCTTTGAATGGTATGATTTTTACCTTTATGGTACTCTAGCTGTCTTTTTTGGTTCTTTGTTTTTTCCAAAAGGAAATGAAACAGCAAGTTTTCTTGCAAGTCTAGCAACATTTGGAGCTGGCTTTGCTGTTAGGCCTTTTGGTGCCATTATATTTGGTCGAATTGGTGATTTATTTGGAAGAAAATACACATTTTTAATCACCATCATAGTGATGGGTCTTTCTACTGCCCTCGTTGGATTGCTTCCCACATATGAGCAGCTAGGAATATTTGCTCCTATTTTACTTACATTGTTACGTTTAACCCAAGGACTTGCCTTGGGTGGTGAATACGGCGGAGCAGCTACATATGTGGCAGAACATGCTCCGCATCAAAAACGTGGTCTGCACACAAGTTTTATTCAAACAACAGCTACACTTGGGTTTCTTTTATCACTTATTGTTATTTTATCCTGTAGATTGTCTTTAAGTGAAAATGATTTTAAAGTATGGGGATGGCGAATTCCTTTTTTGATTTCAATAGTCTTGCTTATTGTATCTGTATATATCCGCTTAAAGCTACATGAATCTCCTCTTTTTCTAAAAATGAAAGAGTCTGGTACTCGTTCGCGTTCTCCCTTAAGAGATAGTTTTACAAAAATACCAAACCTAAAATTAGTTCTATTATCCTTATTTGGAGCGACCGCAGGACAAGGTGTCGTTTGGTATACAGGTCAATTTTATGCTCTTTTTTTCCTACAAAATACTTTGAAAATAGATTTCAAAAATTCATATTTAATGATTGCAGTTTCTCTTATTTTAGCAACACCTTTTTTTATAATTTTTGGAAAACTATCTGATAAAATTGGTAGAAAAAAGGTTATTTTAACTGGCTGTTTATTAGCAGCTATTGCGTATATACCAATTTTTAAAGCTATTACCTTTTATGGTAATCCAGCTTTAAGTGAGGCGATGGAAAAAAATCCTATTATTATTGAAGCTAATAATTGCAAACTTGAATGTGAACAATTAAAAGAATTTTTATCGAAAAAAGGTTACAATTTTGAATTGCAAGCAAATACAAATATTCCAAATGAAAGTTTAAATGTTAAAATTGGTTCAATGGAAATTAAATCTTTTGATGGAAAATTAGTTGAAGATGCTTTAATTGCAGCAAAATATCCAGCGACAGCAAATCCAAATGACATAAATTATGTTGCTGTTATTTTCTTACTAACAATTTTAGTAATCTTTGTTACCATGGTTTATGGTCCAATTGCTGCATTTCTGGTTGAATTATTTCCTACAAATATTCGCTATACATCTATGTCTTTCCCATATCACATTGGAAATGGTTGGTTTGGAGGCTTTCTCCCTTTAATTGCTGCATCTATGGTAATTTATACAGGAAATATTTATGCTGGGTTATATTATCCCATGGCAGTAGCATTTATGACCTTAATTATAGGTGGTTTGTATCTTAAAGAGACTAAAGATAATAAAATGGATAGATAA
- a CDS encoding barstar family protein: MITKVKFFKNNKKEKVKNNLYKKKKFEFFIDGNFVNNKLDLFEYFKEVFDLPVYMGKNWDGLVDFMSDLSWFEKEKITVYISNIEKFLSKDSQENKDIFYDILINAIKNCYPEDTYEDDDLCTLNFIFNLNLENENFFNQLFKKFNIEEKNIMEI, encoded by the coding sequence ATGATAACAAAAGTTAAATTTTTTAAAAATAATAAAAAGGAAAAAGTTAAGAATAATCTTTATAAAAAAAAGAAATTTGAATTTTTCATTGATGGAAATTTTGTAAATAATAAATTAGATCTTTTTGAATATTTTAAAGAAGTTTTTGATTTACCAGTATATATGGGAAAAAATTGGGATGGATTAGTTGATTTTATGTCAGACCTAAGTTGGTTTGAAAAAGAAAAAATCACTGTTTATATTTCTAATATTGAAAAATTTTTAAGTAAAGATTCACAAGAAAATAAAGATATTTTTTATGATATTTTAATTAACGCTATTAAAAATTGTTATCCAGAAGATACATATGAAGATGACGATTTATGCACTTTAAATTTTATTTTTAATTTAAATTTAGAAAATGAAAATTTTTTTAATCAATTATTTAAAAAGTTTAATATTGAAGAAAAAAATATAATGGAAATCTAA
- a CDS encoding substrate-binding periplasmic protein — protein sequence MSLKFFYLQLAFLFTIINFPLKAYCEKQSIPLKVCTTGGFVPFSSYANGKWIGFDIEMIKEFSKTSHFKYKVYNFNIDDIFQALNDYKCDLIAAGITITDERKKEFLFSLPYYSSGIVYMYKKENLEIDKVEKFEMLNSNKYKVGVKLGTTNDYFAVKYLGNTNITKFTDYSEVINAVIMGSVDYVIVDLSFASFVEKKNPNQLNYKLTQEDHELYGIVSRKNNQELINNFNKFLDKWKSSGKYEKILKKYFN from the coding sequence GTGAGTTTAAAATTTTTTTATCTTCAATTAGCTTTTTTATTTACTATAATTAACTTTCCTTTGAAAGCTTATTGCGAAAAACAAAGTATTCCTTTGAAAGTATGCACAACTGGTGGGTTTGTTCCTTTTTCATCTTATGCAAATGGTAAATGGATTGGTTTTGATATAGAAATGATTAAAGAATTTAGCAAAACAAGTCACTTTAAATATAAAGTATATAATTTTAATATTGATGATATATTTCAGGCTTTAAATGACTATAAATGTGATCTTATTGCTGCAGGTATAACAATAACCGATGAAAGGAAAAAAGAATTTTTATTCAGCTTGCCCTATTATTCAAGCGGCATTGTGTACATGTATAAAAAAGAAAATTTAGAGATTGATAAAGTTGAAAAATTTGAAATGCTGAACTCGAATAAATATAAAGTTGGAGTCAAACTTGGAACTACAAATGATTACTTTGCAGTGAAGTACTTAGGAAATACAAATATCACAAAATTTACAGATTACAGTGAAGTTATAAATGCGGTTATAATGGGTTCTGTTGATTATGTTATTGTAGATTTAAGTTTTGCATCGTTTGTTGAGAAAAAAAATCCTAATCAATTAAATTATAAATTAACCCAAGAAGATCATGAATTATATGGAATTGTTTCAAGAAAAAATAATCAAGAATTAATTAATAATTTTAATAAATTTTTAGATAAATGGAAAAGTTCAGGAAAATATGAAAAAATATTGAAAAAGTATTTTAATTAA
- a CDS encoding polymorphic toxin-type HINT domain-containing protein, producing the protein MTSTAEHPYYVVGEGYTPAFLLTPGKQLVTTSGSTHYVIGAKFKRQKQMVYNFEVEDHHNYFVSNDGYLVHNACSGVPKKQKNAPPNPAPEANGAPHSIIEKPGAQGQYTTHFGDGTWKQYRGSGKDHGDVPRPNIKEALKFNQNPKTGELHLHKPTYRKPNPGEYPK; encoded by the coding sequence ATTACAAGTACAGCGGAACATCCATATTATGTTGTAGGTGAAGGTTATACTCCAGCATTTCTTCTTACCCCCGGGAAGCAACTAGTCACTACTTCTGGTAGTACTCATTATGTTATTGGTGCAAAATTTAAACGCCAAAAACAAATGGTATATAATTTTGAGGTTGAAGATCATCATAATTATTTTGTATCGAATGATGGGTATTTGGTTCATAATGCTTGTTCAGGAGTTCCGAAGAAGCAAAAAAATGCACCTCCTAATCCAGCACCAGAAGCAAATGGAGCACCTCACTCCATAATTGAAAAACCAGGTGCGCAGGGACAATACACAACTCATTTTGGTGATGGAACTTGGAAACAGTATAGGGGTTCTGGCAAAGATCATGGTGATGTCCCAAGACCTAACATAAAAGAAGCTTTAAAATTTAATCAGAACCCTAAAACAGGAGAATTACACCTTCATAAGCCTACTTATAGAAAACCTAATCCAGGAGAATACCCTAAGTAA